One part of the Ornithodoros turicata isolate Travis chromosome 2, ASM3712646v1, whole genome shotgun sequence genome encodes these proteins:
- the LOC135384238 gene encoding programmed cell death protein 2-like translates to MATSSGRCDARCVELGFIEKREPWALASKYFPSKVGGKPAWLSLKDIPGVNQVICKNCGEPCVFLLQVYAPIDDIGDAFHRTLYVFICLSQNCVASHNEGSVIVLRSQLPLVNPFYSKDPPQSSADDADSPCARDYNPICDVCGVLGDKKCAQCKSRSYCCKSHQVRDWRDNHKTKCRTSDPSGTETSKLLFPQFELVTEPEEEDDDDDDDVDERKRLSEYQDFVSKHPECKESPSQLKDIQDLQNMAATCKDKAFWKFRKETRKAPEQVLRYELGGTPLWVSSEGVPKDIPRCDCGAERRFEFQVMPQLLNTISGSDPDGVDWGTLTVFSCKKSCCCGTAYKEEYAWKQDFSNKDDVSS, encoded by the coding sequence ATGGCGACGTCCAGTGGTCGGTGCGACGCACGTTGTGTCGAGCTCGGATTCATCGAAAAACGCGAGCCGTGGGCTCTCGCGAGCAAATATTTTCCGAGTAAGGTCGGCGGGAAGCCAGCGTGGCTCAGTTTAAAAGATATCCCGGGAGTGAATCAGGTTATCTGCAAGAACTGCGGTGAACCTTGTGTGTTCCTGCTTCAAGTGTACGCTCCGATCGACGACATCGGCGATGCTTTCCACAGAACCTTGTACGTGTTTATCTGCCTGTCGCAAAACTGCGTTGCATCTCATAACGAAGGCAGCGTCATCGTTTTGCGGTCGCAGTTACCGCTCGTGAACCCATTCTACAGCAAAGATCCTCCGCAATCGAGTGCCGACGATGCGGACTCCCCGTGCGCCAGAGATTACAATCCGATATGCGACGTCTGCGGAGTGTTGGGCGACAAAAAGTGTGCTCAGTGCAAATCGCGCAGTTATTGCTGCAAATCTCACCAGGTGAGGGACTGGCGAGATAATCATAAAACGAAATGTCGCACGTCGGATCCGAGTGGAACTGAGACGTCAAAACTTTTGTTTCCTCAGTTCGAGCTTGTCACTGAACCAGAAgaagaggatgatgatgatgatgatgacgttgaTGAGCGGAAAAGGCTGTCCGAATACCAGGACTTCGTGTCCAAGCATCCAGAATGTAAAGAATCACCTTCACAGTTAAAAGATATACAGGACTTGCAAAACATGGCAGCCACCTGCAAGGATAAGGCGTTTTGGAAGTTCAGGAAGGAAACCCGCAAGGCCCCCGAGCAAGTTTTGCGGTACGAGCTGGGAGGTACACCACTCTGGGTGTCGTCCGAAGGAGTCCCGAAGGACATCCCCAGGTGCGATTGCGGTGCAGAGAGACGGTTTGAGTTCCAAGTGATGCCTCAGCTTCTGAATACAATCTCCGGCTCGGATCCGGACGGTGTCGACTGGGGAACGTTGACGGTGTTCAGCTGCAAGAAAAGCTGTTGTTGCGGCACGGCTTACAAAGAGGAGTACGCGTGGAAGCAAGATTTCTCAAATAAAGACGACGTTTCAAGTTAA